The sequence CCAATTATGTCAGCTCTTTCTCTAAAGCATTGTCTGCATAtgtttatgttatattttctgATTATGGCATGCTTATTCGAACATACACGGCTacaggaaaataaaaaaaattatatcaaataataaatcagTAATAagtatatgataatatattaagatgtacatatataaaataataaaacattcaTAAAAAAGGTaccaaacatatatatttcattatgtTATTAACATAAAAGTTTCAAATGTTATTTTACTTAAGGAATAAAAAGAAGAGGTAAAACAACAatgcacatatatacatatatatatatatatatatatatatatatacttataactttaaaatatacatatatttacataaaaatctcacattttaacaaaaaaagcTGATTCATtagttatattatacatatatatatatatatatatatatatatttataatttttttttttttttttaaatttaccATTGCCTAGATCCTTGACCATATTTCTTTGGATGAACGTTTAAAATACAACCCATTGtttcttaaattatttattttatattaaaaaaaaaaagaaggatTTATTTtccaaaattttttataaaaatgagtgttataaaatttttttcttgatgaaaaaatataactttagctttttgtaaaatatatattattgtttattatatatatactttgttttttataaattataaatttacttttaaatacataattattttattaattgtataataaaaaaaaaaaaaaaaaattttttttttatacttatattttttacaaaatatatttttattttatatatattccttttacatataataataataataatactcgtttttatttaaaattaattttttttttttttttcctccatattattattttatgggcactacataatttatatactagtataataatgttataatcataatatattaaattataaatataaataataatataatagatacatatatttttaattatacttaaagaaatattatatatactatatattatatatatatatataaataattttttttatacctttatttattatattacttgtttttttttcttcgctaaagtatcatatatataataaaatatatatatgtataaattaaaatatatatattaattaatatattatatatgaataataatatatattcgagatagataaaaaaaaaataaaaaaataccataagaaaaaaattatcatatataattatatatacatacctataatatatatatatatatatatatatataatatattatatatttctatttattaataaaattaaataattttttataaagttccatttattatttttttttatatataataaaaagatgtagaaatattattaatataaaataaaaaatttttaattctttttaaattatttaattaataaatatatttacaaataaaatgCATATAATTCAAGAGGTTTTAAAATCGGAgggaaatattatatacaaaatatatttaggatgtaatataaacatacatTTTGGAATATACATTcttgtttataaaaaaagttgaaaaagcaaataaaaaaagaattttctttatttataaattcacATATTACGaaacaattatatttttataaatttcctgtttctttattatatatatatgttctgtttatatttttaaatattaaaaaaaaaaaaaaaaggtaaaaaaaaaaagagagtCAAGGGGTTTTTTTATTAGTACccccacatatatattttatatattctattataaactatatatgaattatttttttttttttttatccggtatattttaaaaatatataatatgaaaaataaaaaataattatatttatttttttttttttttttttatatattataatatattaagtttataaaattatttaacatAAGCTTTATAAATCTCCTTATGACTGTGTTCTCTTATCTGAATGatcatttttcattatatgtattccattatttaaattatccaAAACATACATtgtctaaaaaaaaaaaaaaaaaaagaaagaaaaaaatatacaattataaatttatttaatattacatatatatattgaactgttatgtatatattacatcAATAGTCCCAACATTGTCAGCAAAATAAcctgaaaaagaaaatattaagtgggtacatattaaaaaaaaaataataataatatttaaaaaattaaatgttatatatatatatatatatatatatatatatatttatacctggcttatttgtattattatcatatttgcAAATTAAAATTCCTTTTGTTTTACAACATGCTGTAGCACATCCAAGGTtctaaaaaatgatatatcatataaatgttattataatttttcttttttgttttttctttaatttttttttatatatctacaGTATGTATCTACCTCTGAACTTTTCCATATAATCCTTGtaaattcaaatatattatcattccTTTTAATACACCCTGTTATTAacaacaaaagaaaaaaaaaaaaaaaaagataaaaaaaaaaatatgaatggtTCAGGTGAATCATATTATccaaacataaaaatatatatatttttttttttcgctataaaatgaaattttttctttcttatttaatattattatataaaacattttatatattttattcttccatattatatatacctaaCTCAAAGTCATAATCATTAATCCCCTCATACCATGTATCAACAGATGCttcaatattttcatttttaaaaaacgaAAAATAGTTTGTATCAACTTGCTTTGAACTAACAATACAATCAGAATTATCCCTtatctataaatataaatatatatatatatatatatatatatatatatatatatatatatatatatttatatatgtacattattttttacatatttactTTTAACAAAACAAATTCATTCATACATTGAACAACATTATATAACagtatttatatgtataataatatttaaaaaaaaaaaacattttaatatattaaccaAATTTGCTTCGTATGTTGCTATCTCTTCAAGTTTCTTActcctttaaaaaaaaaaaaaaaaaaaaatattataaaaaattaaatagaaCATAATCaaataatgtatttttttttattctctatatatgtatatatttccaAATTTTGACTAATATAACCATTGAAGTGGTTTGGCTTTATGCTTTAATCTAAAATCATTATGtctttcttttataaattctTTCTATacaaaagtaaaatatatatttttttatctcatatcttttattgttataaaattagttctctattttttttcttttattattattattatttatttaattatatacattaaatttacaaaattggccattcacatatatataagaaataaaaacaaaaaatagtaaaaaaatattcatgatTCCTATcatagtataaatataataattatctctttataaatatattgaaataaAGGTGTTAATGAAGTGTTATGGCGTTCTccatttatatgtaatataaacttttatatttacaattttttctttacaaatatatacataattagtatattcaattatatatatatatatatatatatatatatatatatatatatatatgtgtgtgtatatatatatataatataaaagttggaataaatatatataagtatatataaaatacactTTTATAATGTCATAatctaataaattaataaacaacgtaataaagaaataactATCCTGTCAAAAGTCATTCTTTTATGATGTGTTGCCTTAAGAAAGAGaacaacatataaataaataacataacaTTAAATACATACAAAAATTTGTACATATTTCCAATAATGTACATACAAAATAAGAATGATAAGAAATTCACgaacattttttctttttatatttctattcTTATATAGAACCAAgcaaaaattattatgagctattgtaatatttaaaaatataataatatagacataaataatattttaaatatatacatatatatagttatatttaatttcatACAATGTtagtatgttttttttttttaatgtactGTTACACGCTATCATATATGATAAccttttgttcttttttt is a genomic window of Plasmodium falciparum 3D7 genome assembly, chromosome: 7 containing:
- a CDS encoding 40S ribosomal protein S29, putative gives rise to the protein MGCILNVHPKKYGQGSRQCRVCSNKHAIIRKYNINICRQCFRERADIIGFKKYR
- a CDS encoding cysteine-rich secretory protein, putative; translation: MIGIMNIFLLFFVFISYIYVNGQFCKFNKEFIKERHNDFRLKHKAKPLQWSKKLEEIATYEANLIRDNSDCIVSSKQVDTNYFSFFKNENIEASVDTWYEGINDYDFELGCIKRNDNIFEFTRIIWKSSENLGCATACCKTKGILICKYDNNTNKPGYFADNVGTIDTMYVLDNLNNGIHIMKNDHSDKRTQS